From Burkholderia savannae, a single genomic window includes:
- a CDS encoding acetyl-CoA carboxylase biotin carboxylase subunit: MFDKILIANRGEIACRVAATCKRLGIASVAVYSDADAHAKHVAACDEAVHIGGPAAADSYLRIERIIDAARAAGAQAIHPGYGFLSENEDFARACEEAGIVFVGPPVEAIAAMGSKAAAKALMHAAAVPLVPGYHGDDQTPALLQREADRIGYPVLLKASAGGGGKGMRVVERAADFAAALASCQREAAASFGNDRVLIEKYLQRPRHVEVQVFGDTHGHAVYLFDRDCSVQRRHQKVLEEAPAPGLADELRQAMGEAAVAAARAVGYVGAGTVEFIMTGDAFYFMEMNTRLQVEHPVTEMVTGLDLVEWQLRVAAGEPLPMKQADLHVRGHAIEARLYAENPARGFLPSTGRLKHLRFPAGVEFAIGAAVRIDSGVREGDAITPFYDPMIAKLIVHGDTRAQALATLGRALRECEVVGLHTNAEFLQRIVASRPFADADLDTGLIERHRDALFAPQPAPAAALGLACAALLAREREFAGEGGAASPWGALPNWRLNAGYRRTIEWRALDDDATLEVRYLDHGGAQSLEAGGVAKPFAWSRGAGPLDFDVTLGGVRASGRVHVDGDTFHVFCQGVACAFVWRNLLAHAADSTEGEGRLTAPMPGKVIAVLVEPGQKVEQGDPLIVMEAMKMEHTIGAPAAGVVGEVLYAVGDQVADGAQLLVMGPA, from the coding sequence GAGCGTCGCGGTCTATTCGGACGCCGACGCGCACGCGAAGCACGTCGCCGCGTGCGACGAGGCCGTGCACATCGGCGGCCCGGCCGCCGCCGACAGCTATCTGCGGATCGAGCGCATCATCGACGCCGCGCGCGCGGCGGGCGCGCAGGCGATCCATCCGGGCTACGGCTTTCTGTCGGAGAACGAGGATTTCGCGCGCGCGTGCGAGGAGGCGGGGATCGTGTTCGTCGGGCCGCCCGTCGAGGCGATCGCCGCGATGGGCTCGAAGGCCGCCGCGAAGGCGCTGATGCACGCGGCCGCGGTGCCGCTCGTGCCCGGCTATCACGGCGACGATCAGACCCCCGCGCTGCTGCAACGCGAGGCCGACCGCATCGGCTATCCGGTGCTGCTGAAGGCGAGCGCGGGCGGCGGCGGCAAGGGGATGCGCGTCGTCGAGCGCGCGGCCGATTTCGCGGCGGCGCTCGCGTCGTGCCAGCGCGAGGCGGCGGCGAGCTTCGGCAACGATCGCGTGCTGATCGAGAAATACCTGCAGCGGCCGCGCCACGTCGAAGTGCAGGTGTTCGGCGACACGCACGGCCACGCGGTCTACCTGTTCGACCGCGACTGCTCGGTGCAGCGCCGCCACCAGAAGGTGCTCGAGGAAGCGCCCGCGCCGGGCCTCGCGGATGAGCTCCGGCAGGCGATGGGCGAGGCCGCCGTCGCGGCCGCGCGCGCGGTCGGCTACGTCGGCGCGGGCACCGTCGAATTCATCATGACGGGCGACGCGTTCTACTTCATGGAGATGAACACGCGCCTGCAGGTCGAGCATCCGGTGACGGAGATGGTGACGGGGCTCGATCTCGTCGAGTGGCAACTGCGCGTGGCGGCGGGCGAGCCGCTGCCGATGAAGCAGGCCGATCTGCACGTGCGCGGCCACGCGATCGAGGCGCGCCTGTACGCGGAGAATCCGGCGCGCGGCTTCCTGCCGTCGACCGGACGCCTGAAGCACCTGCGATTTCCGGCGGGCGTCGAATTCGCCATCGGCGCGGCCGTGCGGATCGACAGCGGCGTTCGCGAGGGCGACGCGATCACGCCGTTCTACGATCCGATGATTGCGAAGCTGATCGTTCACGGCGACACGCGCGCGCAGGCGCTCGCGACGCTCGGCCGCGCGCTGCGCGAATGCGAGGTCGTCGGCCTGCATACGAATGCGGAGTTCCTGCAGCGGATCGTCGCGAGCCGGCCGTTCGCCGACGCGGATCTCGACACCGGCCTGATCGAGCGCCATCGCGACGCGCTGTTCGCGCCGCAGCCGGCGCCCGCGGCGGCGCTCGGCCTCGCGTGCGCGGCGCTGCTCGCGCGCGAGCGTGAGTTCGCGGGCGAGGGCGGCGCGGCGTCGCCGTGGGGCGCGCTGCCGAACTGGCGGCTGAACGCCGGCTACCGGCGCACGATCGAATGGCGCGCGCTCGACGACGACGCGACGCTCGAAGTCCGCTATCTGGACCACGGCGGCGCGCAGTCGCTCGAAGCGGGCGGCGTCGCGAAGCCGTTCGCGTGGTCGCGCGGCGCGGGGCCGCTCGACTTCGACGTGACGTTGGGCGGCGTGCGCGCGAGCGGCCGCGTGCATGTCGACGGCGACACGTTCCACGTGTTCTGCCAGGGCGTCGCGTGCGCGTTCGTGTGGCGCAACCTGCTCGCGCACGCGGCCGATTCGACGGAAGGCGAGGGCCGGCTCACCGCGCCGATGCCGGGCAAGGTGATCGCGGTGCTCGTCGAGCCGGGGCAGAAGGTCGAGCAGGGCGATCCGCTCATCGTGATGGAGGCGATGAAGATGGAGCACACGATCGGCGCGCCCGCGGCGGGCGTCGTCGGCGAGGTGCTGTACGCGGTGGGCGACCAGGTGGCGGACGGCGCGCAACTGCTCGTGATGGGGCCGGCTTGA
- a CDS encoding DUF2827 domain-containing protein produces MTSPVDLNGLRIGITIGLREPNESLWINGIKQNALFLAKLLMKSSRGYRVTIVNTTDVPITDALPWDRRIFDTRSFVDMKDSLDVLIELGGQIDGEQTAYLKARGVKLVSYCCGFEYIHATQSILFGRRMWETLFINRGYDEIWAIPQIAPSSLPFLQSLRRCPGRVVPFVWDPMFLTERTRLLRERGEYRPSGKRAKRLTVMEPNHDVVKFCVYPMLIIDEVYRRDPDAIAFAHVTNAERLAHDSPEFVMLMNYLEIVRASKASFVGRFDTPTFLAEHTDVVVSHQWENPLNYFYFDVCWQGYPLVHNAHLVPDIGYYYPDNDVLTGAEVLTRVLREHDDDWEGYATRQRSLLRRYTSKNPTLVAEYDTLLANLVNDCGR; encoded by the coding sequence ATGACATCCCCTGTCGATTTGAACGGCTTGCGCATCGGTATCACGATCGGCCTGCGCGAGCCGAACGAGAGCCTCTGGATCAACGGCATCAAGCAAAACGCGCTGTTTCTCGCGAAGCTGCTGATGAAATCGTCGCGCGGCTATCGGGTGACGATCGTCAACACGACGGACGTGCCGATCACCGACGCGCTGCCGTGGGACCGCCGGATTTTCGACACCCGCTCGTTCGTCGACATGAAGGATTCGCTCGACGTGCTGATCGAGCTCGGCGGCCAGATCGACGGCGAGCAGACCGCGTATCTGAAGGCGCGCGGCGTGAAGCTCGTCAGCTACTGCTGCGGCTTCGAATACATCCACGCGACGCAATCGATCCTGTTCGGCCGCCGGATGTGGGAAACGCTGTTCATCAACCGCGGCTACGACGAGATCTGGGCGATTCCGCAGATCGCGCCGTCGTCGCTGCCGTTCCTGCAATCGCTGCGGCGCTGCCCTGGGCGCGTCGTGCCGTTCGTCTGGGACCCGATGTTCCTCACCGAGCGCACGCGGCTGCTGCGCGAGCGCGGCGAGTACCGGCCGAGCGGCAAGCGCGCGAAGCGGCTCACGGTGATGGAGCCGAACCACGATGTCGTCAAGTTCTGCGTGTATCCGATGCTCATCATCGATGAAGTCTATCGGCGCGATCCGGATGCGATCGCGTTCGCGCACGTGACGAACGCCGAGCGGCTCGCGCACGACAGCCCGGAATTCGTGATGTTGATGAATTATCTGGAGATCGTCCGCGCGAGCAAGGCGAGCTTCGTCGGCCGCTTCGATACGCCGACGTTCCTCGCCGAACACACGGACGTCGTCGTGTCGCACCAGTGGGAGAACCCGCTCAACTACTTCTATTTCGACGTCTGCTGGCAGGGCTATCCGCTCGTCCACAACGCGCATCTCGTGCCCGACATCGGCTACTACTATCCGGACAACGACGTGCTGACGGGCGCGGAAGTGCTGACGCGCGTGCTGCGCGAGCACGACGACGACTGGGAAGGCTACGCGACGCGGCAGCGCAGCCTGCTGCGCCGCTATACGTCGAAGAATCCGACGCTCGTCGCCGAATACGACACGCTGCTCGCGAATCTCGTCAACGACTGCGGGCGCTGA
- a CDS encoding DUF2827 domain-containing protein, with amino-acid sequence MSETTARDVPNGGKRLVVGVSLFVRGAGQSLWENGIFQNCLLLVLLLRQSPLVAEAVMVNGGTGDADPQLMLGEWNVPLISMDEAMTRCDVLIEMSAQFNAEWIAAYQQRGGKVVTMRVGNDYVIDIERAIFDKPSGFLFSGARYDGVWTIPEFEHSCSHYLESGLRSPVTIVPHIWHPLLFDKARATLGPGLEFGYKPGKPRWRVATFEPNICMVKTSIVPMLVTEEAYRAQPNFVEFVRVCNTLHMKEHTTFVHFARSLDIVAHGLTTFEGRFAVYEFMAAYGDAVVSHTWENAQNYLYYELLYGDYPLVHNSPYLGRAGYFYPDFDCQEGGRQLLKAFHEHDANLDAYREQSRHILDSVSIYNPNNVAAYTEALAALYR; translated from the coding sequence ATGTCCGAAACCACCGCCCGTGACGTGCCGAACGGCGGCAAGCGTCTCGTCGTCGGCGTGTCGCTGTTCGTGCGCGGCGCCGGCCAGTCGCTGTGGGAAAACGGCATCTTCCAGAACTGCCTGCTGCTCGTGCTGCTGCTGCGCCAGTCGCCGCTCGTCGCCGAAGCGGTGATGGTCAACGGCGGCACGGGCGACGCCGATCCGCAACTGATGCTCGGCGAATGGAACGTGCCGCTCATCTCGATGGACGAGGCGATGACGCGCTGCGACGTGCTGATCGAAATGAGCGCGCAGTTCAACGCCGAATGGATCGCCGCATATCAGCAGCGCGGCGGCAAGGTCGTGACGATGCGCGTGGGCAACGACTACGTGATCGACATCGAGCGCGCGATCTTCGACAAGCCGTCCGGCTTCCTGTTCTCGGGCGCGCGCTACGACGGCGTCTGGACGATTCCGGAATTCGAGCATTCGTGCAGCCACTATCTCGAATCGGGGCTGCGCAGCCCGGTGACGATCGTGCCGCACATCTGGCATCCGCTGCTGTTCGACAAGGCGCGCGCGACGCTCGGCCCGGGGCTCGAATTCGGCTACAAGCCGGGCAAGCCGCGCTGGCGCGTCGCGACGTTCGAGCCGAACATCTGCATGGTGAAGACGAGCATCGTGCCGATGCTCGTCACCGAGGAGGCGTATCGCGCGCAGCCGAACTTCGTCGAATTCGTGCGCGTGTGCAACACGCTGCACATGAAGGAGCACACGACGTTCGTCCATTTCGCGCGCAGCCTCGACATCGTCGCGCATGGGCTCACGACGTTCGAGGGGCGCTTCGCGGTCTACGAATTCATGGCGGCGTACGGCGACGCGGTCGTGTCGCACACGTGGGAAAACGCGCAGAACTATCTGTACTACGAGTTGCTGTACGGCGACTATCCGCTCGTCCACAATTCGCCGTACCTCGGCCGCGCCGGTTATTTCTATCCGGATTTCGACTGCCAGGAAGGCGGCCGCCAGTTGCTGAAGGCGTTCCACGAGCACGACGCGAACCTCGACGCGTATCGCGAGCAGTCGCGGCACATTCTGGATTCGGTCAGCATCTACAACCCGAACAACGTCGCGGCCTATACGGAAGCGCTCGCCGCGCTGTACCGGTAA
- a CDS encoding DUF2827 domain-containing protein yields MIDSVHSSSTGPRDAPGKRLAVGISLFARDGQAIWENGIHQNIAFLAMMLRKSERVGPIYFLNGGDAKALPAGLDLGGLDVPLVNPRDVSHALDVVIEMGAQLPVDWLKYMKALGKKLVVCFVGHTYAGLCETPMFGRPSGHIFNGGPFDEAWTLPQYEKTAMPLLRTLLRAPVHLMPHIWSPYFIERRARQLEAEGLRFGYAPGRPKWRLSILEPNISVVKTCHYPMLAADEFHRVQPDAVEHLFVVNSLHMKEHRTFVHFANSLDLVRQHKATFEPRIDLPSFLAQHGDAVISHQWENAQNYLYYDVLYGGYPLVHNSPRLGDAGYYYPEFDSAAGGRALLHAWRHHDAHLDDYRRHADALLREVSIDNRDNLDAYVARLFA; encoded by the coding sequence GTGATCGACTCCGTCCACTCTTCATCGACCGGGCCGCGTGACGCGCCCGGCAAGCGCCTGGCCGTCGGCATCTCGCTCTTCGCCCGCGACGGCCAGGCGATCTGGGAAAACGGCATTCATCAGAACATTGCGTTCCTCGCGATGATGCTCAGGAAGTCGGAGCGGGTCGGCCCGATCTACTTCCTGAACGGCGGCGACGCGAAAGCGTTGCCCGCCGGCCTCGATCTCGGCGGCCTCGACGTGCCGCTCGTGAACCCGCGCGACGTGTCGCACGCGCTCGACGTCGTGATCGAGATGGGCGCGCAGCTGCCCGTCGACTGGCTCAAGTACATGAAGGCGCTCGGCAAGAAGCTCGTCGTCTGCTTCGTCGGGCACACGTACGCGGGGCTTTGCGAGACGCCGATGTTCGGCCGGCCGTCGGGCCACATCTTCAACGGCGGCCCGTTCGACGAAGCCTGGACGCTGCCCCAGTACGAAAAGACCGCGATGCCGCTGCTGCGCACGCTGCTGCGGGCGCCCGTCCATCTGATGCCGCACATCTGGTCGCCGTACTTCATCGAGCGCCGCGCGCGCCAGCTCGAGGCCGAGGGCCTGCGCTTCGGCTATGCGCCCGGCCGCCCGAAGTGGCGGCTGTCGATCCTCGAGCCGAACATCTCGGTCGTGAAGACCTGCCACTACCCGATGCTCGCCGCCGACGAATTCCACCGCGTGCAGCCCGACGCGGTCGAGCATCTGTTCGTCGTCAACTCGCTGCACATGAAGGAGCATCGGACGTTCGTCCATTTCGCGAACAGTCTCGATCTCGTCCGCCAGCACAAGGCGACCTTCGAGCCGCGCATCGATCTGCCGTCGTTCCTCGCGCAGCACGGCGACGCGGTGATCTCGCACCAGTGGGAAAACGCGCAGAACTATCTGTACTACGACGTGCTGTACGGCGGCTACCCGCTCGTGCACAACTCGCCGCGCCTCGGCGACGCCGGCTACTACTACCCGGAATTCGATTCCGCGGCGGGCGGCCGCGCGCTGCTGCACGCGTGGCGCCATCACGACGCGCATCTCGACGACTATCGCCGCCACGCCGACGCGCTGCTGCGCGAAGTCTCGATCGACAACCGCGACAACCTCGACGCGTATGTCGCGCGTCTGTTCGCCTAA
- a CDS encoding DUF4019 domain-containing protein: MNKLVARCVIAAAMLAAGPLAHAQASPSPDAVLQSAEDVLKQIDDGRFDLVWRDSAAFVKERYTAQRFADDTRRLRAPLGAVARRGWSDIMLIQFANTKDVPDGLYANVDFTTTLQGGKVVFEKLSLRRESDGRWHLVSYAPREQQGVTPSLAGQ; encoded by the coding sequence TTGAACAAGCTAGTCGCCCGATGCGTGATCGCCGCCGCCATGCTGGCCGCCGGCCCGCTCGCCCACGCGCAGGCGAGCCCGTCTCCCGACGCGGTGCTGCAAAGCGCCGAGGACGTGCTGAAGCAGATCGACGACGGCCGCTTCGATCTGGTCTGGCGGGATTCCGCCGCTTTCGTCAAGGAGCGATACACGGCGCAGCGCTTCGCCGACGACACGCGGCGGCTGCGCGCGCCGCTCGGCGCGGTCGCGCGGCGAGGATGGTCGGACATCATGCTGATCCAGTTCGCGAACACGAAGGACGTGCCGGACGGGCTATACGCGAACGTCGATTTCACGACGACGCTGCAAGGCGGCAAGGTCGTGTTCGAGAAGTTGAGCTTGCGCCGGGAGAGCGACGGCCGCTGGCACCTCGTCTCCTATGCGCCGCGCGAGCAGCAAGGCGTGACGCCGTCGCTCGCCGGGCAATGA